The following proteins are encoded in a genomic region of Syntrophotaleaceae bacterium:
- the rfbB gene encoding dTDP-glucose 4,6-dehydratase: protein MEKILVTGGCGFIGSNFIRLTLAAFPEAQIINLDKLTYAGNAHNLTDVASDPRYCFYNGDICDAELVDKIFCDEGINTVVHFAAESHVDRSISSPAAFIQTNVVGTFTLLEAARKAWSGKGEKCRFLHVSTDEVYGSLGEAGLFSELTPYDPRSPYSASKASSDHLVRAYHHTYDLPVLITNCSNNYGPYQFPEKLIPLMINNASHGKELPVYGDGGNIRDWLFVGDHCEALLTVLKRGMIGRTYNIGGDCEKLNIEVVRRICDLIDEMAGPLPSGKRRQDLIRFVEDRFGHDRRYAIDAGRIKSELGWEPSVTFDEGLRMTVKWYLDNRSWYKAILNGSCGPNSEQLFAAL from the coding sequence GTGGAAAAAATCCTTGTCACTGGAGGATGCGGTTTCATCGGGTCCAACTTTATTCGCTTAACGCTTGCAGCTTTCCCAGAAGCGCAAATCATCAACCTGGATAAACTCACTTATGCCGGGAACGCGCATAATCTTACCGATGTAGCGTCTGATCCCCGCTATTGTTTTTATAACGGCGACATTTGCGATGCAGAACTGGTCGACAAAATTTTTTGCGATGAGGGAATAAACACGGTGGTCCATTTTGCCGCCGAATCCCATGTCGACCGCAGTATCTCCAGCCCCGCCGCCTTTATCCAAACCAATGTCGTGGGGACCTTCACTTTGCTGGAAGCAGCACGCAAGGCATGGTCGGGCAAGGGAGAGAAATGCCGTTTTCTTCATGTTTCAACCGACGAGGTTTACGGCTCCCTCGGTGAAGCCGGGTTGTTTTCCGAACTTACCCCCTATGACCCCCGCTCCCCCTACTCAGCCAGCAAGGCTTCATCCGATCACCTGGTCAGAGCCTATCACCATACCTATGATCTGCCGGTGCTTATTACCAACTGCTCCAACAACTATGGTCCTTATCAATTCCCCGAAAAACTCATTCCCCTGATGATCAACAACGCCTCGCATGGTAAAGAGTTGCCTGTGTACGGGGATGGCGGGAATATACGGGATTGGTTGTTTGTCGGGGATCACTGCGAAGCCCTGTTGACTGTTCTGAAGAGAGGGATGATCGGGCGGACCTATAATATCGGCGGGGATTGTGAAAAGCTGAACATCGAGGTGGTACGACGTATTTGTGATCTGATCGATGAAATGGCGGGACCCCTTCCCTCAGGAAAACGCCGTCAGGATTTGATCCGTTTTGTCGAGGACAGGTTCGGGCACGATCGACGTTACGCGATCGATGCCGGCCGCATCAAAAGTGAACTGGGATGGGAACCCTCTGTAACCTTCGATGAAGGTCTTCGCATGACCGTGAAGTGGTATTTGGACAACCGGTCATGGTACAAAGCGATTCTAAACGGATCCTGTGGGCCCAATTCCGAACAACTGTTCGCGGCTCTCTGA
- a CDS encoding sulfate ABC transporter ATP-binding protein, whose product MGIKIEKISKNFGSFKALDQVDLQVVSGELVALLGPSGSGKTTLLRVIAGLERPDSGCILFSGQEATRRHVRDRQVGFVFQHYALFRHMTVFDNIAFGLTVKPKRERLEKARIHKRVNELLQLIQLENLADHYPAHLSGGQRQRVALARALATEPKVLLLDEPFGALDAKVRQELRHWLRRLHDEIHVTSVFVTHDQEEALEVADRVVVMNQGRIEQVGTPEEVYEKPANPFVFRFLGNVNLFDCRQVEDGRAIAFGTEQRKPVIGYVRPGDIQVGRRVESCSDIKALVQFVQGAGPLPRLELRRIDNGDIVKVDLPREEYLRLGLQMGETVFFRPVRIRIFERDEDSAGSAGGISFNLPAIQNKILRSVSQGSN is encoded by the coding sequence ATGGGGATAAAAATAGAAAAAATATCCAAAAACTTCGGTTCTTTTAAAGCTTTGGATCAGGTTGACCTGCAGGTTGTATCCGGAGAGCTTGTTGCTCTGCTTGGCCCGTCGGGTTCAGGAAAAACGACCTTATTACGTGTCATTGCGGGACTGGAGAGGCCCGACAGTGGCTGCATTCTTTTTTCCGGACAAGAGGCGACGCGCCGCCATGTGCGTGACCGGCAGGTGGGATTCGTGTTTCAGCATTATGCCCTGTTTCGCCATATGACTGTATTTGACAACATCGCTTTCGGCCTGACTGTAAAACCGAAACGGGAAAGACTGGAAAAGGCGCGCATACACAAAAGGGTCAACGAGTTGCTGCAGCTGATCCAGTTGGAGAATCTGGCAGATCATTATCCTGCTCACCTCTCAGGAGGACAGCGACAGCGGGTGGCATTGGCGCGCGCTCTCGCCACCGAACCCAAAGTCTTGCTTCTCGATGAGCCTTTCGGAGCTCTGGATGCCAAAGTGCGACAGGAATTGCGCCACTGGTTGCGGAGACTTCATGATGAGATCCATGTGACAAGCGTTTTCGTTACCCATGATCAGGAAGAGGCCCTGGAGGTGGCCGATCGAGTCGTGGTCATGAATCAGGGTCGGATAGAGCAGGTCGGGACTCCAGAAGAAGTCTATGAAAAACCGGCTAATCCTTTTGTTTTCAGGTTTTTGGGCAATGTTAACCTGTTTGATTGCCGGCAAGTGGAAGATGGACGAGCCATCGCATTTGGGACCGAACAAAGAAAGCCGGTTATTGGATATGTGCGGCCGGGGGATATACAGGTCGGACGACGCGTCGAGAGCTGTTCGGATATCAAGGCTCTTGTTCAATTTGTGCAGGGCGCCGGCCCCTTGCCACGCCTCGAGTTACGGCGGATCGATAACGGAGATATTGTGAAGGTCGATTTGCCTCGTGAGGAGTATCTTCGATTGGGTTTGCAGATGGGGGAAACGGTTTTTTTCAGACCGGTCCGGATCCGAATTTTCGAACGAGATGAAGATTCGGCAGGGAGCGCAGGGGGAATTTCCTTCAACCTCCCTGCCATTCAAAATAAGATACTCAGATCTGTAAGTCAGGGAAGCAATTGA
- the cysW gene encoding sulfate ABC transporter permease subunit CysW: protein MPIHSTVSHPSPDVLTENVGIRWLLTMLALGFLCLFLVVPLAAVFVQALEKGLSVYWTAITEPDALAAVRLTLFTAAISVPLNLVFGIAASWAIAKFEFRGKSLLNTLIDLPFSVSPVISGMIYALLFGLQGWLGPWLAAHDLKIVFAVPGIILATLFVTFPFVARELVPLMQAQGNEEEEAAIVLGAGGWTVFFRITLPNIIWGVLYGVILCNARAMGEFGAVSVVSGHIRGLTNTVPLHVEILYNEYNFVAAFAVASLLAILALFTLAAKTLLDHKVRQQTEHTSGRIDPWG from the coding sequence ATGCCTATTCATTCGACAGTATCCCATCCTTCACCTGATGTGTTAACCGAGAATGTGGGAATCAGGTGGCTCTTGACGATGCTGGCACTTGGCTTTCTCTGCCTGTTTCTTGTCGTACCTCTGGCAGCCGTTTTTGTCCAGGCCCTTGAGAAAGGTTTGTCGGTTTACTGGACCGCGATAACTGAGCCTGATGCTCTGGCGGCAGTACGCTTGACCCTGTTCACGGCGGCCATCAGCGTTCCACTGAATCTTGTTTTCGGGATTGCTGCTTCCTGGGCAATCGCCAAATTTGAATTTCGCGGAAAGAGTTTGTTGAATACCTTGATTGATTTGCCATTTTCCGTTTCTCCGGTGATTTCAGGGATGATCTATGCACTCCTTTTTGGATTGCAGGGGTGGTTGGGCCCTTGGCTGGCTGCCCATGATTTGAAGATCGTCTTTGCCGTTCCAGGCATCATTTTGGCGACGCTCTTCGTGACCTTCCCTTTTGTCGCACGCGAACTGGTTCCGTTGATGCAAGCTCAAGGAAATGAAGAGGAGGAAGCTGCAATTGTCCTAGGTGCCGGCGGCTGGACGGTCTTTTTCAGAATAACGCTGCCCAATATCATCTGGGGAGTTCTTTACGGGGTGATCTTGTGCAATGCGCGCGCGATGGGCGAGTTTGGAGCGGTGTCGGTTGTTTCCGGTCATATACGGGGTTTGACCAATACTGTTCCACTGCACGTGGAAATCCTCTACAACGAGTACAACTTTGTCGCTGCCTTTGCCGTTGCCTCTCTACTGGCTATTTTGGCTCTGTTCACCCTGGCCGCCAAAACACTTCTCGATCACAAGGTTCGCCAGCAAACAGAACACACATCGGGGAGAATTGATCCATGGGGATAA
- the cysT gene encoding sulfate ABC transporter permease subunit CysT: MSFFKRKHSVIPGFGVTMGFTLLYLTLIVLLPLSGLLLKTVHLTWGEFWATASSARVLASFRLTFGAAFLAALLNAFFGLLVAWVLVRYPLPGKRVVDALVDLPFALPTAVAGITLAGLYSSHGWIGRFLEPLGLKVAYTPLGIVIALTFIGLPFVVRTVQPVLEDLEPELEEAAACLGANRWQTFSRIIWPSIAPALLSGFALAYARAIGEYGSVIFIAGNVPMISEIMPLLIITKLEQYDYAGASAIATVMLTSSFLILLCINLIQWYSRRRCGG; this comes from the coding sequence ATGAGTTTTTTTAAAAGAAAACATAGTGTAATTCCAGGTTTTGGAGTGACCATGGGATTTACGCTTTTATACCTGACCTTGATTGTCCTGCTGCCACTTTCCGGTCTCTTGCTGAAAACGGTTCATCTGACCTGGGGTGAATTTTGGGCAACCGCAAGTTCTGCAAGAGTGTTGGCTTCCTTTCGCCTGACTTTTGGCGCCGCATTTTTAGCAGCTCTGCTAAATGCCTTTTTCGGATTACTGGTCGCTTGGGTTTTAGTTCGCTACCCTCTGCCCGGGAAGCGCGTGGTGGATGCGCTCGTAGATCTTCCCTTTGCTCTTCCTACAGCGGTTGCGGGCATAACATTGGCAGGTCTTTATTCCTCCCATGGCTGGATAGGGCGTTTTTTGGAACCCTTGGGCTTGAAGGTGGCCTATACGCCTCTTGGAATCGTGATCGCTTTGACATTTATCGGGTTGCCTTTCGTAGTACGTACCGTGCAGCCAGTGCTGGAGGATCTGGAACCGGAGTTGGAGGAAGCTGCCGCCTGTTTGGGTGCCAACCGCTGGCAGACCTTCTCCCGGATCATCTGGCCGTCTATCGCACCGGCGCTACTGAGCGGGTTCGCCCTCGCCTATGCCCGGGCGATCGGTGAGTACGGGTCGGTTATCTTTATCGCCGGAAATGTGCCGATGATTTCTGAAATCATGCCTTTGCTGATAATAACCAAGCTCGAGCAATACGACTATGCCGGTGCCTCCGCTATTGCCACCGTCATGCTCACCTCCTCATTCTTGATTCTGCTGTGTATCAATCTGATTCAATGGTACAGCCGGCGCAGGTGTGGGGGCTGA
- a CDS encoding sulfate ABC transporter substrate-binding protein — MKSRNWFGIFAFALIFGLYLSHAGWAEEIKLLNVSYDPTRELYQEYNVAFAQYWKEKTGNIVTVRQSHGGAGKQARAVIDGLEADVVTLALAYDIDAIAKKTGFLPSDWQKRLPHNSSPYTSTIVFLVRKGNPKKIVDWNDLVRPGVSVITPNPKTSGGARWNYLAAWGYALKKYKNDEKNARAFVTRLYRNVPILDSGARGATTTFVRRGMGDVLLAWENEAFLAVNELGPDKFEIIVPSVSILAEPPVALMDKVVAKHGTKEVAKAYLDYLFSPVGQKLAARHYYRPALPQHADVHDLQRFPKVDLFTIDELFNGWQAAQKLHFDDGGVFDQIYGAAL, encoded by the coding sequence ATGAAAAGCAGGAATTGGTTCGGAATTTTCGCGTTTGCATTGATTTTTGGACTGTATTTGAGCCACGCAGGTTGGGCGGAGGAAATAAAACTCCTCAATGTATCCTATGACCCAACGCGGGAACTTTATCAGGAATATAACGTCGCTTTCGCTCAGTATTGGAAGGAAAAAACCGGAAACATCGTTACCGTTCGCCAGTCACATGGGGGGGCCGGAAAGCAGGCCCGGGCGGTTATCGATGGATTGGAAGCCGATGTCGTAACGCTGGCCCTTGCATATGATATTGATGCCATTGCCAAAAAGACCGGGTTCCTGCCTTCAGATTGGCAAAAACGTCTTCCCCACAACAGCTCTCCATACACCTCGACCATCGTATTTCTGGTACGCAAGGGCAATCCCAAAAAAATCGTGGATTGGAATGATCTGGTCAGACCAGGCGTTTCGGTCATTACGCCGAACCCGAAAACATCCGGCGGTGCTCGATGGAATTATCTGGCTGCCTGGGGGTATGCCCTGAAAAAATACAAGAATGATGAAAAGAATGCCAGGGCGTTCGTCACACGGTTATACCGCAATGTGCCAATCCTTGATTCCGGTGCCCGCGGAGCCACGACGACATTTGTCAGGCGAGGCATGGGCGATGTGCTTTTGGCCTGGGAGAATGAAGCCTTCCTTGCGGTTAACGAACTGGGGCCGGACAAGTTCGAGATTATTGTTCCCAGTGTCTCAATTCTGGCGGAACCGCCGGTGGCGCTCATGGATAAGGTGGTTGCCAAGCATGGTACAAAAGAGGTAGCCAAGGCGTATCTGGACTACCTTTTCAGTCCCGTTGGGCAAAAACTTGCTGCCAGGCACTATTATCGACCGGCCTTGCCGCAGCATGCAGATGTCCATGATCTACAGAGATTCCCGAAAGTTGATTTGTTTACAATCGATGAATTGTTCAATGGATGGCAGGCAGCTCAGAAGTTACATTTCGATGATGGTGGGGTGTTCGATCAGATTTATGGCGCAGCCTTGTAA